The following coding sequences are from one Megamonas funiformis window:
- the gcvPB gene encoding aminomethyl-transferring glycine dehydrogenase subunit GcvPB has protein sequence MNLIFEQSTQNHQCSILPPCDVPKVELPTKRQENLNLPELSENEISRHYTQLAENVHGVNNGFYPLGSCTMKYNPKIDEEVASFKGFTNIHPLQDRKTVQGVLEAISLANDYLCEITGMDKMTFQPAAGAHGEFSGLLLIKAYHKSRNDEKRHKIIVPDSAHGTNPASASMVNYDVISVPSSSDGCVDIEALKAVVAKEGENIAGLMLTNPNTVGIFDKNILEITKLIHDVGGLCYYDGANLNAVMGWARPGDMGFDVVHLNLHKTFATPHGGGGPGSGPIGCKAFLQEFLPGYQVVQKDDYFDLVRYEKSYGMVKEFYGHFLVVLKALAYIMTLGKEGISEASANAVLNANYMKQELSDTFNMAYDGICMHEFVMSLEQLKHDYNVSALDVAKAMLDYGIHPPTMYFPLIVHEALMVEPTETEGKAQMDEAIKIYKEIYKTAIENPDIMHEMPLNTVVRRLDEVLAARKPILRYQAE, from the coding sequence CTTGTGATGTTCCCAAAGTAGAATTGCCTACAAAACGTCAAGAGAATTTGAATTTACCAGAGCTGTCTGAAAATGAAATCAGTCGTCATTATACGCAATTAGCAGAAAATGTGCATGGCGTAAATAATGGTTTTTATCCTTTAGGTTCTTGTACTATGAAATACAATCCTAAAATTGATGAAGAAGTAGCAAGTTTCAAAGGTTTTACTAATATTCACCCATTGCAAGATAGAAAAACTGTACAAGGTGTATTAGAAGCAATTTCTTTGGCTAATGATTATTTATGTGAAATAACTGGTATGGATAAAATGACTTTCCAACCAGCAGCTGGCGCGCATGGTGAATTTTCCGGATTATTATTAATCAAAGCGTATCATAAGAGCAGAAATGATGAAAAACGTCATAAAATAATTGTTCCTGATTCTGCACATGGCACAAATCCAGCAAGTGCTTCTATGGTAAATTATGATGTTATTTCTGTTCCATCATCTAGTGATGGTTGTGTTGATATAGAAGCATTAAAAGCTGTAGTGGCTAAAGAAGGCGAAAATATTGCAGGTTTGATGTTAACTAATCCAAATACAGTTGGTATTTTTGATAAAAATATCTTAGAAATTACCAAATTGATACATGATGTAGGCGGATTATGTTATTATGATGGGGCAAATTTAAATGCTGTAATGGGTTGGGCTCGTCCAGGTGATATGGGCTTTGATGTAGTACATCTTAATTTGCATAAAACATTTGCAACTCCACATGGTGGCGGTGGCCCAGGAAGTGGCCCTATTGGTTGTAAAGCATTTTTACAAGAATTTTTACCAGGATATCAAGTAGTGCAAAAAGATGATTATTTTGATTTAGTGCGCTATGAAAAATCATATGGTATGGTAAAAGAATTTTATGGTCATTTCCTCGTAGTATTGAAAGCATTAGCTTATATTATGACTTTAGGCAAAGAAGGCATCAGTGAAGCTTCGGCAAATGCTGTACTCAATGCTAATTATATGAAACAAGAACTTTCAGATACTTTTAATATGGCTTATGATGGCATTTGTATGCACGAATTTGTAATGAGCTTAGAACAATTGAAACATGATTATAATGTATCTGCTTTAGATGTAGCAAAAGCTATGTTAGATTATGGTATTCATCCACCAACAATGTATTTCCCATTAATTGTGCATGAAGCATTGATGGTAGAACCTACAGAAACAGAAGGCAAGGCACAGATGGATGAAGCTATTAAAATTTATAAAGAAATTTATAAAACTGCGATAGAAAATCCAGATATTATGCATGAAATGCCACTTAATACTGTAGTGCGTCGTTTAGATGAAGTTTTAGCTGCAAGAAAACCAATATTACGCTATCAGGCAGAGTGA
- a CDS encoding lipoate--protein ligase yields the protein MINSIKIVRGDGFNPYYNLAQEEYLTTTVNKGELIIYLWQNKHTIVIGRNQNAWQECHVEKFIQDGGKIARRLSGGGAVYHDLGNLNFTFCVRKEDYDIDRQLSVILTAVQALGIKAEKTGRNDITIEQKKFSGNAFYKQGDFCYHHGTLLLSVDSEQMLKFLNVDKAKLQSKGVDSVKSRVTNLKEYNADITVESMCKQIKISAEKIYNCLAVDYVINSVDKLKINELMQKFSDWDWIFGRKIQFTNHLQRRFSWGNVEFYIYVDKGRVKDIEIYSDAMEQNFILSLKEALKDCLYIKRNIIERIENLTEDKIMSKDLITLIQDDL from the coding sequence ATGATAAATAGTATAAAAATTGTAAGAGGTGATGGCTTTAATCCCTATTATAATTTAGCTCAAGAAGAATATTTGACTACTACTGTAAATAAAGGTGAATTGATAATTTATCTATGGCAAAATAAGCACACCATTGTGATTGGCAGAAATCAAAATGCCTGGCAAGAATGTCATGTAGAAAAGTTTATCCAAGATGGTGGAAAAATAGCTCGCCGTTTATCTGGTGGCGGTGCTGTCTATCATGATTTGGGAAATTTGAATTTCACTTTTTGTGTGAGAAAAGAAGATTATGATATAGATAGACAATTATCCGTAATTTTGACGGCTGTACAAGCTTTAGGAATTAAAGCAGAAAAAACAGGTCGCAATGATATAACTATTGAGCAAAAGAAGTTTTCTGGAAATGCTTTTTATAAACAAGGAGATTTTTGTTATCATCATGGGACTTTATTACTATCGGTAGATAGTGAACAAATGCTGAAATTCTTAAATGTAGATAAAGCTAAATTACAATCAAAAGGCGTGGATTCTGTAAAATCACGTGTAACAAATTTAAAAGAATATAATGCTGATATTACAGTAGAGTCAATGTGTAAGCAGATAAAAATATCCGCAGAGAAAATTTATAATTGCTTAGCTGTGGATTATGTGATTAATTCTGTTGATAAATTAAAGATAAATGAATTAATGCAAAAATTTAGCGACTGGGATTGGATTTTTGGACGGAAAATACAATTTACAAATCATTTGCAAAGACGTTTCTCATGGGGAAATGTGGAATTTTATATTTATGTAGATAAAGGTAGAGTCAAGGATATAGAGATATATTCTGACGCTATGGAGCAAAATTTTATTTTATCATTGAAAGAAGCATTAAAAGATTGTTTGTATATAAAAAGAAATATAATTGAGCGGATAGAAAATTTAACTGAAGATAAAATTATGAGTAAAGATTTAATAACTTTAATTCAAGATGATTTGTAA